The Stratiformator vulcanicus genome has a segment encoding these proteins:
- the rpsC gene encoding 30S ribosomal protein S3, with protein sequence MGQKTNPTGFRIGITEPHRSKWFASKKEFGDLLVEDKKLRDYIKSKNQNAAISRIVIERTRDSVVVFLHSARPGILIGQKGQNIDRLKAELEDLTGRRMDVKIIELPNASKSAVLVAEDIAQQLQKRGSFRRALKRSLDQVMESGVHGVKVELSGRLGGAEMSRNEKASRGSVPLSTLRRHVDYALAEAKTAQGVIGVKVWIDLGDYADEENTDGSDAQAGKAPQASKRSYKR encoded by the coding sequence ATGGGTCAGAAGACAAACCCGACCGGATTCCGCATTGGAATTACCGAACCTCATCGCAGTAAGTGGTTCGCCTCCAAGAAGGAGTTCGGCGATCTTCTTGTCGAAGACAAGAAGCTTCGGGATTACATTAAGTCAAAAAACCAGAACGCCGCGATCTCTCGAATCGTGATCGAGCGGACGCGCGATTCGGTTGTCGTCTTTCTGCACTCGGCTCGTCCGGGAATTTTGATCGGCCAGAAAGGTCAGAACATTGATCGGCTCAAAGCCGAGCTCGAAGACCTGACCGGTCGACGGATGGACGTCAAAATCATTGAACTGCCCAACGCCAGCAAGAGTGCGGTTTTGGTGGCCGAAGACATCGCCCAGCAATTGCAGAAGCGAGGCAGCTTCCGCCGCGCGCTCAAGCGGTCGCTCGACCAAGTGATGGAATCGGGCGTTCACGGCGTGAAAGTGGAATTGTCCGGGCGTCTCGGCGGTGCCGAAATGTCCCGAAACGAAAAGGCGTCCCGGGGGTCGGTCCCCCTGTCGACTCTGCGTCGTCACGTCGATTACGCCCTGGCGGAAGCAAAAACCGCGCAGGGCGTCATCGGGGTGAAGGTGTGGATCGATTTGGGCGACTACGCAGACGAGGAGAATACCGATGGCTCTGATGCCCAGGCGGGTAAAGCACCGCAAGCATCAAAGAGGTCGTATAAAAGGTAA
- the rplV gene encoding 50S ribosomal protein L22, protein MANVKACHKYARISARKVRPFADLIRGMEAGEAMDALKYVHNRGARFLREVLKSAIANADDRDIRNPEALEVVEARVDGGPAYKRLRPAARGAARFIKKRSAHIHVALETPDV, encoded by the coding sequence ATGGCGAACGTCAAAGCCTGTCACAAATACGCACGCATTTCCGCCCGCAAAGTGCGGCCGTTCGCGGACTTGATCCGCGGTATGGAAGCCGGGGAAGCGATGGATGCGTTAAAATATGTCCACAATCGCGGGGCACGTTTCTTAAGAGAAGTCTTAAAAAGCGCGATCGCGAATGCGGACGACCGAGATATTCGAAACCCGGAAGCTTTGGAAGTGGTCGAAGCACGCGTTGACGGCGGGCCTGCCTACAAGCGGCTGCGTCCGGCCGCCAGAGGTGCAGCGAGATTCATTAAAAAGCGATCGGCTCACATTCACGTTGCTTTGGAAACACCGGACGTGTAG
- the rpsS gene encoding 30S ribosomal protein S19 → MGRSLKKGPFIDPKLYDKVAQQNDDGTKIPIKTWARSSTISPDFVGHTFLVHNGRQHVSVYITEEMVGHKLGEFAPSRTFRGHGAKGKR, encoded by the coding sequence ATGGGGCGTTCACTCAAAAAAGGTCCGTTCATCGATCCGAAGCTGTACGACAAAGTCGCACAGCAGAACGATGACGGCACGAAAATTCCGATCAAGACTTGGGCGCGGTCGAGCACGATCTCACCCGACTTTGTCGGGCACACGTTTCTCGTGCACAACGGGCGGCAGCACGTCAGCGTCTATATCACTGAAGAAATGGTGGGACATAAGCTCGGCGAATTTGCGCCGTCGCGAACGTTCCGCGGACACGGGGCCAAAGGGAAACGTTAA
- the rplB gene encoding 50S ribosomal protein L2, giving the protein MGIRAYKPTSPGRRAGTVADFAEITDRKKRPEKSLTVRLKKHSGRNHQGKITVRHRGGGHKKLYRIIDFRRIKDGVPAEVLFIEYDPNRTSRIALIQYEDGEKSYIIAPAGLTAGMKVMNGPESDPEVGNCLPLSHIPPGTTIHNVELRPGKGGQLCRSAGTEAVLNARDGKWAQITLPSGEVRRFPSHCRATIGAVGFSEHSAISLGKAGRRRWMGRRPKVRGTAMNPVAHPMGGGEGRNAGGRHPCSPTGKLAKGGQTRKRRKNSSKAIVRRRRSRRYGQLKV; this is encoded by the coding sequence CAGACTTCGCCGAAATCACCGACCGCAAGAAGCGGCCGGAGAAGTCGCTGACGGTCCGCTTGAAGAAACATTCCGGTCGCAACCACCAGGGCAAGATTACTGTCCGGCATCGTGGTGGCGGTCATAAGAAGCTTTATCGCATCATCGATTTTCGTCGAATTAAAGACGGCGTGCCGGCTGAGGTTCTGTTCATCGAATATGATCCGAACCGGACGTCACGGATCGCTCTGATCCAATATGAAGATGGCGAGAAGTCATACATCATCGCCCCGGCGGGGCTGACTGCCGGCATGAAAGTCATGAACGGCCCGGAATCGGATCCCGAGGTCGGCAATTGTCTTCCGCTCTCGCACATCCCGCCCGGAACTACGATCCATAATGTCGAGCTGCGTCCCGGCAAGGGCGGTCAGTTATGCCGCAGTGCCGGAACCGAAGCGGTCTTGAATGCCCGCGACGGGAAATGGGCCCAGATCACGTTACCGTCCGGCGAAGTTCGGCGATTCCCGAGTCACTGCCGAGCCACAATCGGTGCTGTTGGATTCAGCGAACATAGCGCGATCAGCCTTGGAAAGGCCGGTCGACGCCGTTGGATGGGTCGTCGCCCGAAAGTTCGTGGAACTGCCATGAATCCGGTCGCTCACCCGATGGGTGGTGGCGAAGGCCGCAATGCGGGCGGTCGTCACCCCTGCAGCCCGACCGGCAAGTTGGCCAAGGGCGGGCAGACGCGAAAACGCAGAAAGAATTCGTCGAAAGCGATCGTGCGTCGCCGGCGTTCACGGCGCTACGGCCAACTGAAAGTTTGA